In a genomic window of Curtobacterium sp. MCBD17_035:
- a CDS encoding ribose-5-phosphate isomerase: MAEQQFRLVVGSDDAGFDYKEIIKKDLEADDRVASVVDVGVDAEGHTAYPHIAVDAARMVANGEADRAILICGTGLGVAISANKVPGIRAVTAHDSFSVERSVLSNDAQVLCMGQRVVGVELARRLAGEWLGYSFDTSSASAEKVAAICRYDGSAPEGIDTESVDA, translated from the coding sequence ATGGCTGAGCAGCAGTTCCGCCTCGTCGTCGGCTCCGACGACGCCGGGTTCGACTACAAGGAGATCATCAAGAAGGACCTGGAGGCCGACGACCGGGTGGCGTCCGTCGTGGACGTCGGTGTCGATGCCGAGGGGCACACCGCCTACCCGCACATCGCGGTCGACGCGGCCCGCATGGTCGCGAACGGCGAGGCTGACCGGGCCATCCTCATCTGCGGCACCGGCCTCGGCGTCGCGATCTCGGCGAACAAGGTCCCCGGCATCCGCGCCGTCACCGCTCACGACTCCTTCAGCGTCGAACGCTCGGTCCTGTCCAACGACGCCCAGGTGCTCTGCATGGGCCAGCGCGTCGTCGGCGTCGAGCTCGCCCGCCGACTCGCGGGGGAGTGGCTCGGCTACAGCTTCGACACCTCCTCGGCCTCCGCCGAGAAGGTCGCCGCGATCTGCCGGTACGACGGCAGCGCGCCGGAGGGCATCGACACGGAGTCGGTGGACGCCTGA